From a single Fulvivirga ulvae genomic region:
- a CDS encoding LamG-like jellyroll fold domain-containing protein, whose product MSILWKMKASRARKKTKIANGPMSKLPRADPAYYPLDEDAEDKAPNALKGYLEGGATATTDRNSNEGKALLFDGVDDKVTVNHNELLYSEDLTVSAWIKAPAQNAEAGVIVGKNGGGSTNQRGWLMSSPTTGPTDRLQVVVSQVANSSKLKLYYSSIPVFDDQWHHVAFTFADNELKLYIDGQEDVNVTKYRDDVVNFPYANTADLTIGWHVASGVDSKFFKGAIDEVGIFDRVFSAADIAALADDTNPLEISREEMMVAGGGLNNYDYGFRIYNPAIGKFLSVDPLTKSYPMLTPYQYASNTPIAAVDLDGLESFTATAQQLNDGSGYSEVDMDRALTSDDIEWQRKNYPQAFEAFKNNGGTDADGLIILVDGGFNYVGIKTIGGVLITPEKSPLENYEIFLNKVGGAVKDKIGTPLQNFKENTKQVNFGVEVTAGTPQANAGIKTGAYSTGESTAGLFAEISGKADINTTTLTEDPGKFKLKAEFFLEFSSETFEDGKDASRGGTSAKAKVFVNTRLFKLTRDSKGTTKLSFGLDIGKKYDVAGGTENKVLIRKRTREIKIGN is encoded by the coding sequence ATGAGCATCTTGTGGAAGATGAAGGCTTCAAGGGCAAGGAAAAAGACCAAAATAGCGAATGGACCAATGAGCAAATTGCCACGAGCCGACCCAGCCTATTATCCGTTAGACGAAGATGCAGAAGACAAGGCACCCAACGCCCTCAAAGGCTATCTGGAAGGAGGAGCAACCGCCACAACAGACAGAAATAGCAATGAAGGCAAAGCACTGCTGTTTGACGGCGTTGATGATAAAGTGACGGTCAACCATAATGAACTGTTATACAGTGAAGACCTTACCGTATCAGCATGGATAAAGGCACCGGCGCAAAATGCTGAAGCAGGAGTGATAGTTGGTAAAAATGGTGGAGGAAGTACAAACCAAAGAGGGTGGTTGATGAGTTCTCCAACGACTGGGCCTACTGACCGATTACAGGTAGTTGTATCTCAGGTAGCCAATAGTTCAAAACTTAAACTTTACTATTCATCTATTCCGGTCTTTGATGATCAATGGCACCATGTAGCCTTCACTTTTGCAGACAACGAATTGAAGCTCTATATTGATGGACAGGAAGATGTCAATGTTACGAAATACAGAGATGATGTCGTAAACTTTCCTTATGCTAACACTGCTGATCTTACTATTGGCTGGCATGTGGCTAGTGGAGTAGACTCAAAGTTCTTCAAAGGAGCCATTGATGAGGTAGGTATTTTTGACAGGGTATTCTCCGCAGCAGACATTGCAGCATTGGCTGATGATACTAACCCACTGGAAATCAGCCGTGAGGAAATGATGGTGGCTGGTGGAGGGCTTAATAATTATGATTATGGCTTTAGGATCTATAACCCGGCTATTGGGAAGTTTTTGAGTGTGGATCCGTTGACAAAAAGCTATCCTATGTTGACGCCTTATCAGTACGCAAGTAATACACCCATAGCAGCCGTGGATTTGGATGGTTTAGAATCCTTTACTGCTACAGCTCAACAGCTAAATGATGGCAGTGGTTATTCAGAGGTTGATATGGATAGGGCCCTTACAAGTGATGATATAGAATGGCAAAGAAAAAATTACCCTCAGGCATTTGAAGCATTTAAAAATAATGGAGGAACCGATGCGGATGGATTGATAATATTGGTGGACGGAGGATTCAATTATGTAGGGATAAAGACAATCGGTGGGGTTCTAATTACGCCTGAAAAATCTCCATTGGAAAATTATGAAATTTTCCTAAATAAAGTTGGGGGAGCAGTGAAGGATAAAATTGGTACACCTTTACAGAACTTTAAAGAAAACACAAAGCAGGTGAATTTTGGGGTTGAAGTTACAGCGGGTACACCTCAAGCAAATGCTGGTATTAAAACAGGTGCTTATAGTACAGGTGAATCGACTGCTGGGTTATTTGCAGAAATTTCTGGAAAGGCTGATATTAATACCACTACATTGACAGAAGACCCTGGGAAGTTTAAATTAAAAGCAGAGTTCTTTCTGGAATTTTCCTCCGAAACCTTTGAAGATGGTAAAGACGCCTCTCGAGGGGGAACATCAGCGAAAGCAAAAGTATTTGTGAATACTAGGTTATTTAAATTAACTCGAGATAGCAAAGGAACCACAAAACTTTCTTTTGGTTTAGATATCGGAAAAAAGTATGATGTAGCTGGTGGGACAGAGAATAAGGTTTTAATTAGAAAGAGAACTAGGGAAATTAAAATAGGAAATTGA
- a CDS encoding tetratricopeptide repeat protein, which yields MAKIVKFPINNSAKLGYKKVRKRKGVNLEDFGQLNMFTTPPSEARVVSMQSYESAFEQALYLDEENSEQAAEYYWKAIKAGECAADAYCNLGILESARENYVKAIDCLTNCLKHDPRHFEAHYNLANVYSEVGELNLAKLHYEISIEIEPDFESSYYNLGLVMAMQKDFKDAVRVLTKYKELAPDTEQENVEKLINSLQRSMKSKAQ from the coding sequence GTGGCAAAAATAGTTAAGTTCCCGATCAACAACAGCGCAAAGCTCGGCTATAAAAAGGTTCGTAAACGTAAAGGTGTGAACCTTGAAGATTTTGGCCAGCTCAATATGTTTACCACGCCGCCGAGTGAGGCGCGGGTGGTGAGTATGCAAAGTTATGAGAGCGCTTTTGAGCAGGCACTTTACCTGGATGAAGAAAATAGTGAACAAGCCGCTGAATACTACTGGAAAGCTATTAAAGCAGGCGAGTGCGCGGCTGATGCCTATTGCAACCTTGGCATACTTGAGTCTGCCAGGGAAAACTATGTAAAAGCTATAGATTGCCTTACCAACTGCCTTAAACATGACCCCAGGCACTTTGAAGCGCATTATAATCTGGCCAATGTTTACTCCGAAGTAGGAGAACTGAACCTGGCCAAGCTCCACTATGAAATCTCCATAGAAATAGAACCCGACTTCGAAAGCTCCTATTATAATCTTGGCCTCGTGATGGCCATGCAAAAAGATTTTAAGGACGCAGTCAGAGTACTGACCAAGTATAAAGAGCTGGCCCCTGACACAGAGCAGGAAAACGTAGAAAAACTCATCAACAGCTTACAGCGATCAATGAAATCAAAAGCACAGTAA
- the ku gene encoding non-homologous end joining protein Ku produces the protein MRAIWKGHIRFSLVTIPIRIYTAIDSTETIRFNQLSKETKNPVKYEKKDKVTGDVLKADDIIKGYQYEPGQYVIIGPEDLEKIKLKSTKVVEIEGFVNADEVHPTLYDSPYFIGPDGDIAAKTYALLMQTLKQSGKVGVGRVVLREKENMVLLTPYGNGIMLYKLRSPKEIRDMSDVPKIDEVKEADNEQLKLAKTLVDSMSKPFDKIDMTDHYHEALRDMIHAKIEGKEIVSYTEEEPEVVDIMTALKESIDQAKSQKKPMKKATGKKEKKTAGKEQAKTRRQKAG, from the coding sequence ATGAGAGCTATTTGGAAAGGACATATTCGCTTTAGTCTGGTAACTATTCCTATAAGGATCTACACAGCCATTGACTCCACAGAAACCATTCGGTTCAACCAACTGTCAAAAGAAACCAAGAACCCCGTAAAATATGAGAAAAAGGATAAGGTTACGGGTGATGTTTTGAAGGCCGATGACATTATCAAAGGCTACCAATATGAGCCAGGCCAGTATGTTATCATAGGCCCGGAAGATTTGGAGAAAATTAAGCTTAAAAGTACAAAAGTTGTTGAAATAGAAGGGTTTGTGAATGCCGATGAGGTTCATCCTACATTATATGACTCTCCTTACTTCATAGGGCCAGATGGTGATATTGCCGCAAAAACCTATGCCCTGCTTATGCAAACCCTGAAGCAATCTGGTAAAGTTGGAGTGGGGCGTGTTGTGTTGAGAGAGAAAGAGAATATGGTGCTGCTTACACCCTATGGCAACGGCATTATGCTTTATAAACTCAGAAGCCCGAAAGAGATCAGAGATATGTCAGATGTACCCAAAATAGATGAGGTAAAAGAAGCGGATAATGAGCAACTTAAACTAGCGAAAACGCTCGTTGACTCCATGAGTAAGCCTTTTGATAAGATTGATATGACGGATCATTATCATGAAGCGCTCAGAGATATGATCCATGCTAAAATAGAGGGCAAAGAGATTGTATCTTATACGGAAGAAGAGCCTGAAGTGGTAGATATAATGACCGCACTAAAAGAGAGTATCGATCAGGCTAAATCGCAGAAGAAGCCTATGAAAAAGGCGACTGGCAAGAAAGAAAAGAAAACAGCGGGAAAAGAGCAGGCTAAAACCAGAAGGCAGAAAGCGGGTTAG
- the ligD gene encoding non-homologous end-joining DNA ligase translates to MGRDSQFVQIGKRRLELSNLTKVLYPDDHIVKAEVIQYYLSVAPTILSHIKGRALSLIRFPDGIDGERFFQKNRPEWAPDWLEYVALGSEQKKDYIMATEDASLVWLANMACLELHQMHAKRPHHDHPDYIVYDLDPPEEYDFEKLKALVFSLKDHIESFDYQCFVKTTGGKGLHIVTPVQAKWTFDECFEAAKDIAQPFVERQKEATLNIKKDTRKGRVLIDIYRNRSSQTIVAPYSLRGYPGAPVSMPLPWEELEDIEGSQAYNIKTAFERVREYGDAWEGMGAYAVELHTKRKKGAKGRVLGTNKHYKSPEQLKEYGKKRDFTKTPEPKALFSGGDDTGFVVHRHHASHLHYDLRLEEGGTLKSWAVPKGLPSMPGIKRLAMETEDHPLEYITFEGEIPKGQYGGGKMWIYANGRYEIGKKKKDGFYFTLNSPQISGEYRMHQMKGKEWLLERVDTPQINWLNIPPEPMMASTSNKVPEGEEYIYELKWDGIRSIIIINEGEVNIWSRNHKNLNKQFPELMVADKAFRVTNAVIDAEIVCFDKAGKPDFKTVIHRMQRTGTSEIERSSKKYPAYCYAFDILYLDGRSLINEPLLRRREWLQDSLRKDMPYRISEAVKEGKELFEATKKMQLEGIMAKDGNSRYIPGKRSTSWVKVKPKQTAEAFIIGYTEGKGDREGALGALHLGQYVDGKLVYRGKVGTGFNDKMIKELFSDLSGLQEINKPVDEDPLDKARTIWVEPKLACEVEYSMITGNGSFREPVFLRLRPDMVE, encoded by the coding sequence ATGGGGCGTGATTCTCAATTTGTTCAGATTGGTAAACGCAGGTTAGAACTGTCAAACCTTACCAAGGTATTGTACCCGGATGACCATATCGTGAAAGCTGAAGTTATCCAGTATTACCTGTCCGTGGCGCCAACCATTCTTTCACATATAAAGGGTCGTGCGCTTTCTCTGATCCGTTTTCCGGACGGAATTGATGGTGAGCGGTTTTTTCAAAAAAACAGACCGGAGTGGGCTCCCGATTGGCTGGAGTACGTGGCCCTGGGCAGTGAGCAAAAGAAAGATTACATTATGGCCACCGAAGATGCCTCGCTGGTATGGCTTGCCAATATGGCCTGCCTGGAGCTGCATCAAATGCACGCCAAACGCCCTCATCACGACCACCCCGACTATATCGTTTATGACCTCGATCCACCCGAAGAATATGATTTTGAAAAATTGAAAGCCTTGGTCTTTAGTTTAAAAGATCATATAGAATCATTTGATTATCAGTGTTTTGTGAAGACTACCGGAGGAAAAGGTTTACATATAGTAACCCCGGTACAGGCAAAGTGGACTTTCGATGAATGTTTTGAAGCAGCAAAGGATATTGCGCAACCTTTTGTGGAGAGGCAAAAGGAAGCTACACTGAATATAAAGAAAGACACCAGAAAGGGCAGAGTCCTTATTGATATTTATCGCAACAGGAGTAGTCAGACCATAGTGGCACCTTATAGCCTGAGGGGTTATCCGGGGGCTCCTGTTTCTATGCCTTTGCCGTGGGAAGAGCTTGAAGATATTGAAGGCTCGCAGGCATATAATATAAAAACAGCTTTTGAACGTGTACGCGAATATGGTGATGCTTGGGAAGGTATGGGAGCATATGCTGTTGAATTACATACGAAGAGGAAGAAGGGGGCAAAAGGCAGGGTGCTAGGTACAAATAAACACTATAAATCACCAGAGCAGCTTAAGGAATATGGCAAAAAGCGTGATTTCACAAAGACTCCTGAGCCCAAAGCCCTTTTCAGCGGTGGGGACGATACCGGCTTTGTGGTACACCGCCACCATGCCTCACATCTGCATTACGATCTTAGACTGGAAGAAGGAGGTACACTTAAATCATGGGCTGTGCCCAAAGGTTTGCCTTCTATGCCCGGGATCAAAAGACTGGCTATGGAAACAGAAGACCACCCGCTGGAATACATCACCTTTGAGGGGGAGATACCCAAAGGGCAATATGGTGGTGGCAAAATGTGGATTTATGCTAACGGTCGTTATGAAATAGGCAAAAAGAAAAAAGACGGCTTTTACTTTACTCTTAATAGTCCCCAGATCAGCGGTGAATATCGCATGCACCAAATGAAAGGTAAGGAATGGCTTTTGGAGCGGGTTGACACCCCTCAAATTAACTGGCTTAATATACCACCCGAGCCAATGATGGCCAGTACATCTAACAAGGTACCTGAGGGTGAAGAATATATCTACGAACTTAAATGGGATGGAATAAGGAGTATTATTATCATTAATGAAGGAGAGGTCAATATCTGGAGCAGAAACCATAAAAACCTGAATAAGCAATTTCCGGAGTTGATGGTCGCTGATAAAGCCTTTAGAGTTACAAATGCTGTAATTGACGCTGAAATTGTTTGTTTTGATAAAGCAGGTAAGCCTGATTTTAAAACAGTAATACATAGAATGCAGCGAACAGGGACATCTGAAATAGAAAGAAGCTCTAAAAAGTACCCTGCTTACTGCTATGCCTTTGACATCCTGTATTTGGACGGAAGATCTTTAATCAACGAGCCCCTGCTCAGGCGCCGTGAATGGTTGCAGGATTCTTTGAGAAAGGACATGCCTTACAGGATAAGCGAAGCCGTTAAAGAAGGGAAGGAGCTCTTTGAGGCAACTAAAAAGATGCAATTGGAGGGGATAATGGCTAAGGATGGCAACAGCAGGTATATACCAGGTAAAAGGAGTACAAGCTGGGTAAAAGTGAAACCAAAGCAAACGGCTGAGGCCTTTATCATAGGTTACACGGAGGGCAAAGGCGACAGGGAAGGGGCCCTGGGAGCTTTGCATTTGGGACAATATGTGGATGGAAAACTGGTGTACCGGGGAAAAGTGGGCACGGGTTTTAATGATAAAATGATAAAAGAACTATTCTCAGATCTTTCCGGCCTGCAAGAGATCAATAAACCAGTGGATGAAGATCCGTTAGATAAGGCTAGAACCATCTGGGTAGAGCCTAAATTGGCTTGTGAAGTGGAGTATTCCATGATTACCGGAAATGGAAGTTTCCGAGAGCCCGTTTTTTTAAGATTAAGACCCGATATGGTGGAATGA
- a CDS encoding T9SS type A sorting domain-containing protein, with the protein MKQLYRLLSIVLMMHICLGAYAQGIFINEIHYDNDGADIQEGVEVAGPAGTDLSGYTLEFYNGSGGALYASVSLSGIITNQQNGYGAIFFDQAGVQNGSPDGLALIDAANNVIQFLSYEGSFTAVGGSADGLLSTDIGVSESGSTAIGNSLQLAGNGTEYTDFSWQSDSPSSYNAINPGQSFGAVEINPVINEFVFNHTGSDTNEFVEIYGAPDTDYSDLWLLEIEGDSPSAGIIDEVIQLGTTDASGFWTTGLLNNAFENGSVSLLLVKNFTGSLGDDLDPEDDGVLDTLSWESVIDAVSVYDGGTDDLNYLGTQLTADFDGSTFTVGGASRIPDGQDSDTTSDWVRNSFAGAGLPDFPTAVAEPGEAINTHGASNTEQDGPAATLVINEIDADTDGTDIAEFVELYDGGVGNTSLDGLVLVFYNGSNDQSYNAFDLSGFTTNEQGYFVLGNNGIPGVSIEFPSNGLQNGADAVALYSGTAADFPSGSLVTETNLIDAVVYDTNDSDDAELLVLLNAGQPQLNEDMNGNKDLHSLQRYPNGAGDLRNTDTYLAAIPTPGSANTNLTEPLSIVINEIDVDTPGSDEEEFIELYDGGAGNSPLDGLVVVLYNGNGDASYNAIDLDGYTTNAEGYFVLGNAAVPNVDLIFANNGLQNGADAIALYQADATDFPNGTLVTTANLVDAVVYGTNDSDDAELLVLLNAGEAQINEDAGGDKDNQSLQRLPNGSGGARNTSSYATETPTPGAENGGGVVEPGEVITIAEARSKAIGEPVTILGILTATDNFGGPAYLQDSTAGIAVFDATVHGDMLFQIGDSVKITAVRDAFNDQVQLVNVSVVENFGPASQPVVPKVISLSELSLHPGELVTVSNVTFPQPGHLLFGNSNYAITDASGSGELRIDADVEELVGYAQPDTCSVVSGIVGRFLNIYQLLPRNAGDMPCAQKYEPIGDDLSIPVSETFDIAAWNIEWFGDENNSPAAGNPNSDAIQKDSVKAILQQLDADVIAVEEITDLALFDQLISELPGYDYVLSSATSYPGSADAQHVGFIYNTATVVPDTTASRALLSTVHPLYNGGDASFLTGYPEDPSRFWASGRLPYMLVADATINGVTKRLHMVAVHARANGSSGAQSRYDMRKYDVEVLKDSLDTYYADANVIMLGDYNDDLDFTVADGVSSSASTYEAYVMDTASYELLTLTLSEQGFRSYVFRENMIDHIISSDELAEAFIDGSVRVGYQYYDSDYASTVSDHMIVSARFEFEEEVTFNDFTAVNVVSFVQGKRRNGRPVHWTRSYPEKALGQPLENFYFNFVSLGFGGEITLELDNYMYDLQGNEFRLFESTFGPLNLPCYWYPESAEVFASENGSDFYSLGTTCQDGEFDLATAGIKKAKYIRIKDVSQPSNFFGNADGYDVDGIYNLIREKGRNGARTSVLEDHENYVPNEVSGFEISVYPNPFTSFVNLTFTSEEDTQATVQVLDIMGKEHAHKKVDLNFGVNEYKLDMESFPEGIYIIKVQSELDGLEKVIKVVKE; encoded by the coding sequence ATGAAACAACTTTACAGGCTATTGTCAATAGTTCTGATGATGCACATTTGCCTGGGTGCTTACGCTCAGGGCATTTTTATCAACGAAATCCATTACGATAATGATGGCGCCGATATCCAGGAAGGCGTTGAAGTGGCAGGACCGGCAGGAACAGACCTGTCAGGTTATACCCTGGAATTTTACAATGGCAGTGGAGGGGCTCTCTATGCCTCTGTTTCCCTTTCAGGGATCATTACAAACCAACAAAATGGCTATGGAGCCATTTTCTTTGATCAGGCAGGTGTTCAAAACGGATCGCCAGATGGTCTGGCTTTGATCGATGCCGCTAATAATGTTATTCAGTTCCTTAGCTATGAAGGCTCATTTACTGCTGTAGGTGGTAGCGCAGACGGATTGCTTAGCACCGACATTGGTGTGAGTGAAAGTGGCTCAACTGCTATTGGTAATTCATTGCAGCTAGCCGGTAACGGTACAGAATATACCGATTTTAGCTGGCAGAGCGACTCACCATCCAGCTACAATGCCATTAACCCCGGCCAGAGCTTCGGTGCGGTTGAGATCAATCCAGTGATCAATGAATTTGTATTTAATCATACAGGTTCCGATACCAATGAGTTTGTTGAGATCTATGGTGCCCCGGATACTGATTACTCAGACCTTTGGCTGCTCGAAATAGAAGGAGATAGCCCGTCAGCAGGTATTATTGATGAGGTTATTCAATTAGGGACAACCGATGCGTCAGGTTTTTGGACTACCGGACTGTTAAACAATGCCTTTGAAAATGGTTCTGTATCGCTTCTACTGGTTAAAAATTTTACCGGCTCATTGGGGGATGACCTCGACCCTGAAGATGACGGCGTATTGGATACTTTATCATGGGAGTCGGTAATTGATGCAGTAAGTGTTTACGATGGTGGCACAGATGATCTTAACTACCTGGGCACACAGCTTACAGCCGATTTTGATGGATCCACATTTACAGTTGGGGGGGCATCAAGGATTCCTGATGGTCAGGATAGCGACACAACCAGTGATTGGGTGAGAAATAGCTTTGCAGGAGCCGGTTTGCCAGATTTTCCTACAGCAGTAGCTGAACCCGGAGAGGCCATCAATACACACGGTGCTTCAAATACCGAACAGGACGGACCCGCGGCAACATTGGTCATCAATGAGATAGATGCCGATACTGACGGTACGGATATTGCCGAGTTTGTGGAGCTTTATGACGGAGGTGTCGGAAATACTTCACTGGACGGATTAGTGCTGGTATTTTATAATGGTAGCAATGATCAAAGCTACAACGCTTTTGACCTTAGTGGATTCACTACTAATGAGCAGGGATATTTTGTGCTTGGTAATAACGGAATACCCGGGGTCTCCATTGAATTCCCATCTAATGGCCTGCAAAACGGCGCAGATGCCGTAGCGCTTTATTCCGGTACAGCCGCTGATTTTCCTTCAGGCTCTTTGGTGACTGAGACAAATCTTATTGATGCAGTGGTTTATGATACCAACGACAGTGACGATGCAGAGCTTTTGGTGTTGCTAAACGCCGGTCAGCCGCAACTCAATGAAGATATGAACGGCAATAAAGACCTTCATTCTTTACAGAGGTATCCTAATGGAGCTGGCGATCTCAGGAACACTGACACATACCTGGCAGCTATTCCAACCCCGGGATCGGCCAATACAAACCTCACTGAGCCTTTAAGCATCGTGATCAACGAAATAGATGTGGACACTCCGGGATCAGACGAAGAAGAGTTTATTGAACTGTACGATGGCGGCGCGGGTAATTCACCTCTTGATGGTCTGGTAGTTGTGTTGTACAATGGCAACGGTGATGCCAGCTATAATGCGATTGACCTGGATGGGTACACTACCAATGCAGAAGGCTATTTTGTGCTTGGTAATGCGGCTGTTCCTAATGTTGATCTCATCTTCGCAAACAATGGTTTACAAAACGGAGCGGATGCTATTGCACTTTACCAGGCAGATGCGACTGATTTTCCTAATGGTACATTGGTAACTACCGCAAACCTTGTTGATGCAGTGGTTTATGGTACTAATGACAGCGATGATGCAGAACTTCTGGTGCTGTTGAATGCTGGCGAAGCCCAGATCAATGAAGATGCCGGAGGAGATAAAGACAATCAATCACTTCAACGGTTGCCCAATGGTTCCGGAGGAGCAAGAAATACCTCCTCCTATGCAACAGAAACTCCTACACCAGGCGCAGAAAATGGTGGTGGTGTGGTTGAGCCAGGCGAGGTGATCACCATTGCAGAGGCTCGTTCCAAAGCCATAGGAGAGCCAGTAACGATTCTCGGTATACTTACAGCAACCGATAACTTTGGTGGTCCTGCTTACCTCCAGGATAGCACTGCGGGTATTGCGGTGTTCGATGCAACAGTACATGGAGATATGCTGTTCCAGATTGGCGATTCTGTAAAGATCACTGCTGTTCGGGATGCATTCAATGATCAGGTGCAGTTGGTCAATGTTTCTGTAGTAGAAAACTTCGGTCCGGCCAGCCAGCCTGTTGTTCCAAAGGTAATCTCTCTTAGTGAGTTGAGCCTGCATCCAGGTGAGTTGGTGACAGTGAGCAACGTTACTTTCCCTCAACCCGGTCACCTGCTTTTTGGTAATTCCAACTATGCAATTACTGATGCCAGCGGCTCAGGAGAGCTCCGGATAGACGCAGATGTCGAAGAACTTGTAGGATATGCACAGCCGGATACCTGTAGTGTAGTGTCCGGAATTGTCGGTCGTTTCCTGAATATTTACCAGTTACTCCCCCGAAACGCCGGAGATATGCCGTGCGCACAGAAGTACGAACCTATAGGTGATGACCTGAGTATACCTGTTTCCGAAACTTTTGATATTGCAGCTTGGAATATTGAGTGGTTTGGAGATGAAAATAATTCACCTGCAGCAGGTAACCCTAACTCAGATGCCATACAAAAAGATAGTGTAAAAGCCATTTTGCAGCAACTTGATGCAGATGTGATTGCAGTAGAAGAGATCACCGACCTGGCCCTATTCGACCAGTTGATCAGTGAACTACCAGGATATGACTATGTACTTTCTTCTGCTACCTCTTATCCGGGAAGTGCAGATGCTCAGCATGTTGGGTTTATTTACAATACTGCCACGGTGGTGCCTGATACTACAGCATCAAGAGCACTTTTGTCAACGGTTCATCCATTGTACAATGGTGGCGATGCGTCATTCCTCACAGGATACCCTGAGGATCCCTCACGTTTCTGGGCCAGCGGAAGATTGCCCTACATGCTGGTGGCTGACGCCACAATAAACGGTGTTACCAAGAGACTTCATATGGTAGCCGTGCATGCCCGAGCCAATGGCAGTTCAGGTGCCCAAAGCCGGTATGATATGCGTAAGTATGACGTAGAGGTACTAAAAGATTCTTTGGACACTTATTATGCAGATGCCAATGTGATCATGCTGGGTGATTACAATGATGACCTTGACTTTACTGTTGCCGATGGAGTATCATCTTCTGCATCTACCTATGAAGCCTATGTGATGGATACGGCATCATACGAACTGCTGACATTAACCTTAAGCGAGCAGGGTTTCCGCTCTTATGTGTTCAGAGAGAATATGATCGACCATATTATTTCCTCTGATGAGCTTGCAGAAGCCTTCATTGATGGCTCGGTCAGAGTCGGTTATCAATACTATGACAGTGATTATGCCTCAACAGTGTCCGATCATATGATCGTATCTGCCCGGTTTGAATTTGAAGAAGAGGTTACCTTTAATGATTTTACAGCAGTAAATGTAGTTTCATTTGTTCAGGGAAAAAGAAGGAATGGCAGACCGGTACACTGGACAAGAAGCTATCCTGAAAAAGCCCTGGGACAACCACTTGAAAACTTCTATTTCAACTTCGTAAGTCTTGGCTTTGGAGGAGAGATCACCCTGGAACTCGACAATTATATGTACGACCTGCAGGGCAATGAATTCAGACTTTTTGAAAGTACATTCGGTCCTCTCAACTTGCCGTGTTACTGGTATCCTGAATCCGCGGAGGTGTTCGCATCAGAAAACGGGTCAGATTTCTATTCACTCGGTACCACGTGCCAGGATGGTGAGTTTGATCTGGCCACTGCAGGCATTAAGAAGGCCAAGTATATTCGCATTAAGGATGTATCCCAGCCATCAAACTTCTTTGGCAATGCTGATGGTTACGATGTAGATGGTATTTATAACCTGATTCGCGAAAAAGGCAGAAACGGAGCAAGAACAAGTGTCCTGGAAGATCATGAAAACTATGTGCCTAATGAAGTGAGTGGGTTTGAGATATCTGTTTATCCCAATCCATTCACCAGCTTTGTAAACCTTACCTTTACTTCGGAAGAAGATACACAAGCTACTGTGCAGGTGCTGGACATCATGGGTAAAGAGCATGCGCATAAGAAAGTAGACCTGAATTTCGGTGTTAATGAATACAAGCTGGATATGGAAAGTTTTCCTGAAGGGATTTATATTATCAAAGTCCAAAGTGAACTTGATGGCCTGGAAAAAGTCATTAAGGTTGTGAAGGAATAA
- a CDS encoding ferritin-like domain-containing protein, giving the protein METRKEIIEKLTQLLTRNYDAENGYREAVEDVDDPKLKKFFKTYVEQRYKFGHDLKGEIKNLGGDAGKGKGTSVTGDLHRKWMSLKKAISSNNEEAILEECRKGEMTIWGDYNEALAINDLPPSTNSLLRNHKTKIDEAIFQLMELKAEYA; this is encoded by the coding sequence TAACCCAGCTGCTCACACGTAATTATGATGCGGAAAATGGCTATAGGGAAGCTGTAGAGGATGTTGATGACCCAAAGTTGAAAAAGTTCTTTAAAACATATGTGGAACAGCGTTATAAATTTGGGCACGATTTGAAAGGAGAGATTAAAAACCTGGGTGGTGACGCCGGGAAAGGTAAAGGGACCAGTGTTACCGGCGACCTACATAGAAAATGGATGAGCCTGAAAAAAGCAATAAGCAGTAATAACGAAGAAGCCATTCTGGAAGAGTGTAGAAAAGGAGAGATGACTATATGGGGAGACTATAATGAGGCACTTGCCATAAACGATTTGCCACCATCCACCAACTCCTTGCTCAGGAATCATAAAACCAAAATAGACGAAGCAATTTTTCAACTTATGGAATTAAAGGCCGAATATGCTTAG